One stretch of Chitinophagales bacterium DNA includes these proteins:
- the arr gene encoding NAD(+)--rifampin ADP-ribosyltransferase gives MKTANSKSNGHSPTPFSQTYFHGTKTDLKGGDFIKVGYNSNFGQRKNAKYIFLTATLDAAIWGAELAFGDGRERIYLVEPTGPIADDPDLTDKKFPGNPTKSYRSIHPFKVVGEITIWQGHPAEQVKAMKDALAKLKKQGINSLNES, from the coding sequence ATAAAAACTGCAAACAGCAAATCAAATGGGCACAGTCCAACCCCATTTTCTCAGACTTACTTTCACGGTACAAAGACTGACCTAAAGGGTGGGGACTTTATTAAAGTTGGTTATAACTCCAACTTTGGACAAAGAAAAAATGCGAAATATATTTTCCTGACAGCGACATTAGATGCAGCTATCTGGGGTGCTGAACTCGCCTTTGGGGATGGACGTGAAAGAATTTATTTAGTGGAACCAACCGGACCTATTGCGGATGACCCTGATTTGACTGATAAAAAATTCCCAGGTAATCCAACAAAATCTTATCGTTCAATTCATCCATTTAAAGTTGTTGGAGAAATTACAATTTGGCAAGGACATCCAGCAGAACAAGTTAAAGCAATGAAAGACGCATTAGCTAAACTTAAAAAACAAGGAATTAATTCGTTAAATGAATCGTAA
- a CDS encoding response regulator transcription factor encodes MENSQKYRSIIVDDEPIARKIIGGYVTQIKFLENAGECKNAIEALEMISRDSSIQVIFLDINMPNLTGLAMAKMVKKDIKIIFTTAYSEYAVASYEVNAIDYLVKPFSFERFAIAVFKAIDSIRLATNSLNEIFHQDKTIYIKSEGMSYPVVLSDIQYCEAMKNYTKVILSNGKVLKPLVAFSKMEQELLKESDDFLRVHRSFLISRKHITAVKNTTVMVGKSEVPVGLQFREAFLQSIGKNKFKSIISDTEDTKIGN; translated from the coding sequence ATGGAAAACAGTCAAAAATATCGATCTATCATTGTGGATGATGAGCCAATAGCCAGGAAAATCATTGGTGGTTATGTAACACAAATTAAGTTTCTGGAAAATGCGGGGGAATGTAAAAATGCAATCGAAGCTTTGGAGATGATTTCAAGAGATAGCTCGATTCAAGTTATTTTTTTAGATATTAATATGCCCAATCTGACTGGTTTAGCGATGGCCAAAATGGTAAAAAAGGATATTAAAATAATTTTTACAACGGCTTATTCCGAATATGCCGTAGCCAGCTATGAAGTTAATGCGATAGATTATTTGGTAAAACCTTTTTCGTTTGAACGATTTGCAATTGCTGTTTTTAAAGCAATTGATAGTATTAGATTGGCAACAAATTCTTTAAACGAAATCTTCCATCAGGATAAAACGATTTATATTAAATCTGAAGGAATGAGTTATCCCGTAGTGTTGAGTGATATCCAATATTGTGAAGCAATGAAAAACTATACTAAGGTAATTTTGAGTAATGGCAAAGTTCTTAAACCATTGGTTGCCTTCTCTAAAATGGAACAAGAGTTACTTAAAGAGAGCGATGATTTTTTACGGGTGCATCGGTCTTTTTTAATTTCCAGAAAACATATAACGGCTGTCAAAAACACTACCGTAATGGTTGGTAAATCAGAAGTGCCAGTTGGTTTGCAATTTAGAGAGGCTTTTTTACAGTCAATAGGCAAAAATAAGTTTAAGAGCATTATCAGTGACACAGAAGACACCAAAATCGGAAATTGA
- a CDS encoding histidine kinase: MKTEKFNISKILIENRWVWHCCFWIFYVLYVFRNYYITVLSYPAYLNFMLVSDLFFVAFVYSTLFLYKQMIIKNQYFIFLGVGTLLWVSFVVLRSFLMKVMMQSIPDVANSKLDEIILSNLPIYFLFYIFVVVFKYLKDNFIVQYQQNQQQKLQLHFELENLKAQISPHFLFNTMNNFYGLAVENSKKLPDLMIRLSDLLRYSLYETQQEKVPLKDEIDYLKNYIELEKIRLESNLDIQFIVNIKDPEKYQIAPLLFIIFIENAFKHAKNIVDEPVFIALSIIVSEDGILNLTVKNNYNTNAQNSFATEKGIGLENAKKRLSVIYPNEKHALSFHQDEMFYSVALSIHLK, translated from the coding sequence ATGAAAACAGAAAAGTTTAATATCAGCAAAATTCTCATTGAAAACCGTTGGGTTTGGCATTGCTGTTTTTGGATTTTTTATGTTTTATATGTTTTTAGAAATTACTATATAACTGTTTTGTCCTATCCAGCCTATTTAAATTTTATGCTTGTTTCGGATTTGTTTTTCGTTGCATTTGTGTATTCAACTTTGTTTTTATACAAGCAAATGATTATTAAAAACCAATATTTTATATTCTTGGGCGTAGGCACTTTACTTTGGGTATCATTTGTGGTTTTAAGAAGTTTTTTAATGAAAGTAATGATGCAATCAATACCCGATGTTGCGAATTCAAAACTAGACGAGATTATTTTGAGCAATCTTCCAATTTACTTTTTGTTCTATATTTTTGTGGTGGTTTTCAAATATTTGAAAGATAATTTTATCGTCCAATACCAGCAAAATCAGCAACAGAAACTGCAATTGCATTTTGAATTAGAAAATTTAAAAGCACAAATTTCCCCACATTTTTTATTCAATACCATGAATAATTTTTATGGATTAGCAGTAGAGAATTCTAAAAAATTACCTGATTTAATGATTCGCCTTTCGGATTTATTGCGATACTCTTTATATGAAACCCAACAAGAGAAGGTGCCGTTGAAAGACGAGATAGATTATTTGAAAAACTACATAGAATTAGAAAAAATCCGATTAGAATCAAATTTAGACATTCAGTTCATTGTCAATATTAAGGATCCTGAAAAATATCAAATAGCGCCTTTATTGTTTATAATATTCATTGAAAATGCATTCAAGCATGCTAAAAACATAGTAGATGAGCCTGTTTTTATTGCCCTAAGCATTATTGTTTCTGAAGATGGAATTTTAAATCTTACCGTGAAAAATAATTACAATACAAATGCTCAAAACAGTTTCGCCACTGAAAAGGGAATTGGATTAGAAAATGCCAAAAAAAGATTGAGTGTCATTTATCCGAATGAAAAGCATGCTTTAAGCTTTCATCAAGACGAAATGTTCTACAGTGTTGCGCTAAGCATTCATTTAAAGTAA